The following coding sequences lie in one Verrucomicrobiia bacterium genomic window:
- a CDS encoding SPFH and helix-turn-helix domain-containing protein, whose protein sequence is MGLMDYLKTQFLEIIQWQDDSRDTISWRFPDEDKEIKRGAQLIVRESQTAQFIYLGQFGDTFGPGKHTLVTDNIPILSTLKGWKYGLESPFKADVYFVNTRLFTGNKWGTANPIMLRDPDFGIVRARAYGTYDFHVVDVKTFLKEVAGTDDNFRLDEFADTMRSRIVSVFTDALASAKVPVLDVAARYAELGEALLPAINPAIAAKYGIELGSFIVENVSVPPEVEQAIDKRSSMAAIGNLNDYVKFQMAEAMGKGGGEGAGMASTAAGLGAGLAMGQQMMAAMGAAQTTPAAVPAPNVPPVISGIPELMGVPEVAQVLGVAEADVLATLEKGDLKGKKIGSTWRVTKAALDEFLKS, encoded by the coding sequence ATGGGCCTGATGGATTATCTCAAAACGCAGTTCCTGGAAATCATCCAGTGGCAGGACGACTCGCGCGACACCATCTCGTGGCGCTTCCCCGACGAGGACAAGGAAATCAAGCGCGGCGCGCAGCTCATCGTCCGCGAAAGCCAGACGGCGCAGTTCATCTATCTTGGCCAGTTCGGCGACACGTTCGGCCCCGGCAAGCACACGCTGGTCACCGACAACATCCCGATCCTTTCCACGCTCAAGGGCTGGAAATACGGCCTCGAATCACCGTTCAAGGCCGACGTGTATTTCGTCAACACGCGCCTCTTCACCGGCAACAAGTGGGGCACCGCGAACCCCATCATGCTGCGTGATCCCGATTTCGGCATCGTCCGCGCGCGCGCCTACGGCACCTACGATTTCCACGTTGTGGACGTGAAGACGTTCCTCAAGGAAGTGGCCGGCACGGACGACAACTTCCGGCTTGATGAATTCGCCGATACGATGCGCTCCCGCATTGTCAGCGTGTTCACTGACGCACTGGCTTCGGCGAAGGTGCCCGTGCTCGACGTCGCGGCGCGCTACGCCGAATTGGGCGAGGCGCTGCTGCCGGCCATCAACCCCGCCATCGCGGCGAAATACGGCATCGAACTCGGCAGTTTCATCGTCGAGAACGTGTCCGTGCCGCCGGAGGTCGAGCAGGCCATCGACAAACGGTCCAGCATGGCGGCCATTGGCAACCTGAACGATTACGTGAAGTTCCAGATGGCCGAAGCCATGGGCAAAGGCGGCGGCGAAGGCGCGGGCATGGCCAGCACCGCCGCGGGATTGGGCGCCGGCCTCGCGATGGGCCAGCAAATGATGGCGGCCATGGGCGCCGCCCAAACCACACCCGCCGCGGTCCCGGCTCCGAACGTGCCGCCCGTCATCAGCGGCATTCCGGAACTGATGGGCGTTCCGGAAGTCGCCCAGGTTCTCGGCGTTGCCGAAGCCGACGTGCTGGCGACGCTCGAAAAAGGCGATCTCAAGGGCAAAAAAATCGGCTCGACCTGGCGCGTGACCAAGGCAGCGCTGGATGAGTTTTTGAAGTCGTAA
- a CDS encoding IS3 family transposase (programmed frameshift), which produces MKTRHTEEQIIQLLKEHQAGASVADLCRRHGVSQATFYKWRHKFGGLEVSEAKRLRLMEDENRKLKKLVADQALDMMVLKDLLGKKVLTPKARRSAMTDAIQSFGLSQRRTCRLTGWNRSSLQYQPQPKNDTTERNRLKELAAEHPRWGCPMMLHDVLRAEGVVINHKRTERLYREEQLSLRRKHRKKLPAVLRVPLPSATRPNERWSMDFIHDQLANGRRFRTLTIVDDFTRQCPALWTDHSIGGHGVIRVLEQLAKAHGLPRAITVDNGPEFTGKILHDWAQKHGVKLNFTTPGKPTQNAFIESFNGKFRNECLNGHWFTTLNEARLLIERWRQEYNQIRPHSSLGRIPPNRFASSHRNHQPQSIIFSLSPA; this is translated from the exons ATGAAAACACGACATACCGAAGAACAGATCATTCAACTCCTCAAAGAACATCAAGCCGGCGCTTCCGTCGCCGATCTCTGCCGTCGGCACGGTGTCAGCCAAGCCACCTTCTACAAGTGGCGGCACAAGTTCGGCGGCCTTGAAGTTAGCGAAGCCAAGCGCCTCCGCCTTATGGAGGACGAAAACCGCAAGCTCAAGAAGCTCGTGGCTGACCAGGCGCTCGACATGATGGTCCTCAAGGATCTCCTCG GCAAAAAAGTTCTAACGCCCAAAGCTCGCCGCTCCGCCATGACTGACGCCATCCAGAGCTTTGGGCTATCCCAACGTCGCACCTGCCGCCTCACCGGCTGGAACCGTTCCAGCCTGCAATATCAACCCCAGCCCAAAAACGACACGACCGAGCGTAACCGGCTCAAAGAGCTGGCGGCAGAACATCCTCGCTGGGGCTGCCCGATGATGCTCCATGATGTGCTGCGCGCTGAAGGCGTGGTCATCAATCACAAGCGCACTGAACGGCTCTATCGGGAAGAACAGCTTTCCTTGCGTCGCAAACACCGCAAGAAACTCCCCGCCGTGCTCCGGGTGCCCCTGCCATCCGCCACCCGACCCAACGAACGCTGGAGCATGGACTTCATCCATGACCAACTCGCCAATGGCCGCCGGTTCCGCACGCTGACCATCGTGGATGACTTCACCCGCCAGTGCCCAGCCCTTTGGACGGATCACAGCATCGGCGGTCACGGGGTCATCAGGGTGCTGGAACAGCTGGCCAAAGCTCATGGCCTGCCACGGGCCATCACCGTGGACAATGGGCCAGAGTTCACCGGCAAAATCCTCCACGACTGGGCCCAGAAACACGGCGTAAAATTAAACTTCACCACCCCAGGCAAGCCCACGCAGAACGCTTTCATCGAAAGCTTCAACGGCAAGTTCCGTAATGAATGCCTCAACGGACACTGGTTCACCACCTTAAATGAAGCCCGCCTCCTCATCGAACGCTGGCGCCAAGAATACAACCAAATCCGTCCTCATAGCAGCCTCGGCCGCATACCACCAAATCGATTTGCTTCCTCACACCGAAACCATCAACCTCAATCCATAATCTTCTCGCTCAGCCCGGCCTAA